In Helianthus annuus cultivar XRQ/B chromosome 3, HanXRQr2.0-SUNRISE, whole genome shotgun sequence, a single window of DNA contains:
- the LOC110929531 gene encoding isoflavone reductase-like protein has protein sequence MAEKSKILIIGGTGYIGKFIVEASANMGHPTFVLVRESTLSDPSKSSVIDCFKKAGVNIITGDLHDHERLITAIKQVDVVISAVGVSQTQLADQVKIIAAIKEAGNIKKFYPSEFGNDADRSHAVEPAKTLFATKAQVRRAIEAENIPYTYISSNCFAGYLLPTLAQSGVTAPPRDKVVSLGDGNAKAVFNEEHDIATYTIKTVDDPRTVNKSVYINPPGNIYSFNELVSLWEKKIGKTLEKVYLSEDQVLKNIEESPLPHSLIMSISHTVFVKGDQTNFEIEPSFGVEASELYPDVKYTTVDEYLSRFV, from the exons ATGGCGGAGAAGAGTAAGATTCTGATCATCGGAGGAACCGGCTACATCGGTAAATTCATAGTCGAAGCCAGCGCTAACATGGGTCATCCTACTTTCGTCCTCGTTAGGGAATCCACGCTCTCCGATCCTTCCAAATCTTCAGTGATCGACTGTTTTAAGAAAGCCGGCGTTAATATCATCACT GGCGATTTGCATGATCACGAGAGGCTGATCACGGCGATAAAGCAGGTAGATGTGGTGATCTCGGCAGTAGGAGTGAGTCAAACACAACTTGCTGATCAAGTCAAAATCATTGCTGCCATAAAAGAAGCTGGTAATATCAAG AAATTTTATCCATCCGAGTTTGGAAACGATGCGGATCGTTCACACGCCGTGGAACCTGCCAAAACGTTATTCGCAACCAAGGCTCAGGTTCGCCGAGCCATTGAGGCTGAAAACATACCTTATACATATATAAGTTCCAACTGTTTTGCGGGTTATTTGCTTCCAACATTGGCTCAGTCTGGGGTCACCGCTCCCCCAAGGGACAAAGTCGTTAGCTTAGGTGATGGAAACGCGAAAG CTGTTTTCAATGAGGAACATGACATTGCAACCTACACCATTAAAACCGTTGATGACCCAAGAACCGTCAACAAAAGTGTCTACATAAACCCTCCGGGTAACATATACTCGTTCAACGAACTCGTGTCGTTATGGGAGAAAAAGATTGGCAAAACATTGGAGAAGGTCTATCTTTCTGAAGATCAAGTATTGAAAAACATAGAGG AATCTCCTCTTCCACACAGCTTAATCATGTCAATCTCGCACACGGTCTTTGTAAAGGGCGATCAAACAAACTTTGAGATTGAACCATCATTCGGAGTGGAGGCTTCGGAGCTTTATCCCGATGTTAAATATACTACAGTTGATGAGTATCTAAGTCGTTTCGTTTGA